One Glycine max cultivar Williams 82 chromosome 6, Glycine_max_v4.0, whole genome shotgun sequence DNA segment encodes these proteins:
- the LOC100796958 gene encoding mediator of RNA polymerase II transcription subunit 4 — MLQHQIVQSPAMLGLANPNSPSIPNPTPPKLPPTQTHHPQDRNSSTPSSALLSLLPPHLRAQALLAQMASLASKLFEVSPNRSLWVTAFRGSLPTFLSSHSSTPLDTSPSDGKEIISLFTVLQTQIFEAIAELQEILDLQDAKQKIDCEIHSQDSTLLAFANKLKEAESCLDILVDDYSDYHRSKRSKSGDDDSMTSSTISSQLKLSDMLSYAHRISYTTFAPPEFGAGQAPLRGALPPAPQEEQMRASQLYNFADLDVGLPKEVETKEKIVEAIVEPPPQVDTNTVPNLSAFQGMLPPMPPGWKPGMPVQLPIDLPLPPPGWKPGDPVPLPPMDSLQIPRFAEQQMQPHIPQPKQPEVIQVQPVNLDLGGSDTSDYSSDDASSDDED; from the coding sequence ATGCTTCAACACCAAATTGTTCAGTCCCCTGCTATGCTAGGCCTTGCAAATCCTAACTCCCCATCAATTCCGAACCCTACCCCTCCAAAGCTCCCTCCAACACAGACCCATCACCCCCAAGACCGCAACTCTTCAACCCCTTCTTCAGCTCTCTTGTCTCTCCTCCCACCTCACCTCAGAGCCCAAGCACTTCTTGCCCAAATGGCTTCCTTAGCCTCCAAGCTCTTTGAAGTTTCCCCCAATCGGTCCCTTTGGGTCACTGCCTTTCGTGGATCCCTTCCAACTTTCCTCTCTTCCCATTCGTCTACCCCACTTGACACTTCTCCTTCTGATGGCAAAGAAATCATCTCCCTTTTTACTGTTCTCCAAACCCAAATCTTTGAAGCTATTGCTGAACTCCAAGAGATTCTGGACCTTCAAGATGCCAAGCAAAAGATTGACTGCGAAATTCACTCCCAAGATTCAACACTACTTGCATTTGCCAACAAACTCAAAGAAGCCGAGAGTTGCCTCGACATCCTTGTTGATGATTACTCCGATTACCACCGCTCCAAGCGATCAAAATCTGGAGATGATGATTCAATGACTTCATCAACCATCTCGTCTCAGCTGAAGCTGTCGGATATGTTATCATATGCCCACCGGATAAGTTACACCACCTTTGCACCACCAGAATTCGGAGCTGGCCAAGCTCCTCTCCGTGGCGCACTGCCACCTGCACCACAAGAAGAGCAAATGAGAGCTTCACAGTTGTATAATTTTGCTGACCTTGATGTTGGATTGCCTAAAGAAGTTGAAACCAAGGAGAAAATTGTTGAAGCTATTGTTGAGCCTCCACCACAGGTGGATACTAATACAGTTCCGAATTTGTCTGCATTTCAAGGGATGTTACCTCCGATGCCACCTGGCTGGAAGCCGGGAATGCCTGTGCAATTGCCTATTGATTTGCCTCTTCCCCCGCCTGGGTGGAAACCAGGGGATCCTGTGCCGTTGCCTCCCATGGACTCGCTTCAAATACCGAGATTTGCAGAGCAACAAATGCAACCTCACATTCCTCAGCCCAAGCAACCAGAAGTTATTCAAGTGCAGCCAGTTAATTTGGACCTTGGAGGAAGTGATACTAGTGATTATAGTAGTGATGATGCCAGCTCTGATGATGAAGATTGA
- the LOC100797493 gene encoding LOW QUALITY PROTEIN: uncharacterized protein (The sequence of the model RefSeq protein was modified relative to this genomic sequence to represent the inferred CDS: deleted 1 base in 1 codon) has protein sequence MAGTGRGSDSQKQLLSLIRDFAAEKSQGERRVVNLRKQIEKLTSELSEANAELENAKRYKELVEQDLRGFEVQLMLTESSVQTLAARVSLIQGHISAVESDFETLRSEEAALREQFFHNILHMNGKIRKFQESIITCDIGSTASIDASQVIMKENDAEVALRALESTLLEVISQTAKEDQEYQAEQKIYENVQQQLIDCERKVSLMSMIVMETKQVQDLILFPYKYLTSAIVLIVLIVSAS, from the exons ATGGCGGGAACGGGAAGAGGAAGCGATTCGCAGAAACAACTGTTGAGCCTCATCCGCGATTTCGCGGCGGAGAAATCTCAAGGAG aacGAAGAGTGGTGAATCTGAGAAAGCAAATCGAGAAGCTTACATCGGAGCTGAGCGAGGCCAATGCGGAGCTCGAAAATGCGAAGCGCTACAAAGAACTAGTCGAACAGGATCTTAGAGGCTTCGAAGTTCAATTGATGTTGACTGAATCTTCCGTTCAAACGCTAGCG GCGAGAGTATCTCTAATTCAAGGCCACATCTCTGCCGTCGAATCTGATTTCGAAACTCTCAGG AGTGAAGAAGCAGCTTTGCG GGAGCAATTCTTCCACAACATTCTTCATATGAATGGCAAGATAAG GAAATTTCAAGAGAGCATTATTACTTGCGACATTGGTTCAACAGCTTCTATAG aTGCATCTCAAGTAATAATGAAAGAGAATGATGCTGAAGTTGCATTAAGGGCTCTTGAAAGTACACTTTTAGAGGTAATATCTCAAACTGCTAAAGAGGACCAGGAATACCAAGCAGAACAAAAAATTTATGAGAAT GTTCAGCAGCAATtgattgattgtgaaagaaaggtGTCTTTAATGAGCATGATAGTCATGGAAACAAAACAAGTGCAGGATCTGATCTTATTTCCTTACAAATATTTAACTAGTGCC ATTGTTTTAATAGTTTTGATAGTCTCTGCTTCATAG
- the LOC100779960 gene encoding thaumatin-like protein 1a: MAMPRSLFITLAIFLGFLSGSYAAKFRISNECISTVWPAIVANSTSTTGFSLQPGKSYMVTMPTGEVKVWARTFCSYSIAGNFSCFTGDCSSSNIDCRGGNANPKPPVTLAEFTLNGSYGLDYYKVSLREGFNLPMSIEPGGSCRSTGCGRDLNQKCPTKLKVIIDGGDVVGCQSLCQAHETCKSTLFSEFSKTKCPEAYQHGSFTCASAQYYTVTFCPTSSRSSKNAEKEKKSPVENSGGQVQGSLYVLLRLLKKYVVPIVAVTVSVSLFITFACICFRCRTWYSSPNRQWGMEMVMGQTSTTAEALARNQQHVYAEMVN; the protein is encoded by the exons aTGGCTATGCCTCGAAGTTTATTCATTACTCTAGCTATTTTCTTGGGATTCCTTTCAG GTTCATATGCAGCGAAATTCAGAATCAGCAACGAATGCATCAGCACAGTTTGGCCAGCAATTGTCGCAAACTCCACTTCCACCACCGGCTTTTCCCTCCAACCAGGGAAGTCCTACATGGTTACTATGCCCACCGGTGAAGTAAAGGTATGGGCCAGAACCTTTTGTTCTTACAGTATTGCTGGAAATTTCTCTTGTTTCACTGGGGATTGCAGCTCCTCAAACATAGATTGTCGCGGTGGCAACGCAAACCCCAAACCCCCTGTTACTCTGGCCGAGTTCACTCTGAACGGTTCCTATGGGCTCGACTACTACAAAGTGAGTTTGAGGGAAGGTTTCAACCTCCCCATGAGTATCGAACCTGGGGGGAGCTGCAGATCGACTGGTTGTGGGAGGGACTTGAACCAAAAGTGTCCCACAAAGCTGAAGGTGATAATAGACGGTGGGGACGTGGTGGGCTGCCAAAGTTTGTGCCAAGCTCATGAGACGTGTAAGTCCACCTTGTTTTCCGAGTTTTCAAAGACCAAATGCCCCGAGGCTTACCAACATGGCTCCTTTACCTGTGCGTCTGCTCAATATTATACAGTCACTTTCTGTCCTACCTCCTCAAGAAG TTCGAAGAatgcagaaaaagaaaagaaatctcCAGTAGAAAATTCGGGAGGTCAAGTGCAAGGCTCACTCTACGTCCTCCTCCGGCTATTAAAAAAGTATGTGGTGCCTATTGTTGCTGTCACCGTGTCAGTTTCTTTGTTCATTACCTTCGCCTGTATTTGTTTTCGATGTAGAACATGGTACAGCTCACCAAACAGACAATGGGGAATGGAAATGGTCATGGGACAAACTAGTACTACAGCTGAAGCCCTCGCCCGCAACCAACAACATGTCTATGCTGAGATGGTTAATTAA
- the LOC100778890 gene encoding HIPL1 protein isoform X1, translating into MKGVLSISFLFCCLLLLLDSSVSLPLCVDSRAPFTLNKTLGFCPYNGSTCCNSTQDAQIEKQFRASNVSDPGCALVLKSILCARCDPFSGELFTIQSSPRSVPVLCNSTIPANSSQSKTEVEDFCSQVWDTCNDVSIVNSPFAPSLQGQAGAPAHSNATKLSDLWQSKTDFCTAFGGASDNSSVCFEGEPVSLNKTGTSISPPHGLCLERIGNGSYLNMVAHPDGSNRAFFSNQMGKVFLATLPDEGSGGTLKLDESSPFVDLTDQVYFDTQFGMMGMAFHPDFAKNGRFFASFTCDKSKWSGCTGRCSCNSDVNCDPSKLGTDHGAQPCQYQTVIAEYSANSSGSQPSSVHTSSHVESAKPTEVRRIFTMGLPFTSQHGGQILFGPDDGYLYLMMGYGGGAGDPYNFAQNKKSLLGKIMRLDVDNIPSAADISKLSLWGNYSIPKDNPFSEDKDLQPEIWALGLRNPWRCSFDAERPSYFLCADVGQDVYEEVDLITKGGNYGWRVYEGPYPFQPTQSPGGNTSVNSINPIFPIMGYNHSELNKNEGSASITGGYVYRSTTDPCMYGRYLYGDLYAGAIWAATEDPQNSGNFSTSRIPFSCARDSPIQCDSAPGNLLALGYIFSFGEDNNKDVYILASTGVYRVVRPSRCSYACSQEKATTTTTSAPSPSPSHATRWSVLSGYLFLQCSFLLLLLLGSM; encoded by the exons ATGAAGGGTGTTCTTTCCATCAGCTTCTTGTTTTGTTGCTTGCTGCTACTTTTGGATTCTTCAGTTTCACTTCCTCTATGCGTTGATTCAA GGGCACCCTTTACCTTGAACAAGACACTTGGGTTTTGTCCTTACAATGGAAGCACGTGTTGCAACTCCACACAAGATGCACAGATTGAGAAGCAATTCCGAGCAAGCAACGTTTCAGATCCTGGCTGTGCCTTGGTTTTGAAATCAATACTTTGTGCG AGGTGCGACCCATTTTCAGGGGAGCTATTTACTATTCAATCCTCGCCTAGATCAGTTCCTGTGCTTTGCAATTCCACCATACCAGCAAATTCTTCTCAATCAAAGACAGAAGTGGAAGATTTTTGCTCTCAAGTATGGGACACATGCAATGATGTATCTATAGTGAATTCTCCATTTGCCCCTTCATTACAAGGTCAAGCAGGAGCACCAGCTCACAGCAATGCTACCAAACTCTCTGATTTATGGCAGTCCAAAACAGACTTTTGCACTGCATTTGGTGGAGCATCTGATAATTCATCAGTGTGCTTTGAAGGGGAACCTGTTTCACTGAATAAAACTGGGACCTCTATTAGTCCTCCTCACGGCTTGTGCCTTGAGAGAATTGGTAATGGATCTTATCTCAACATGGTGGCTCATCCGGATGGCTCTAACCGTGCATTCTTCTCTAACCAAATGGGAAAGGTTTTTCTGGCAACACTTCCGGATGAGGGATCAGGAGGAACATTGAAGCTTGATGAATCAAGTCCTTTTGTTGATCTGACTgatcaagtttattttgatactCAATTTGGAATGATGGGCATGGCATTTCATCCAGATTTTGCTAAAAATGGACGATTCTTTGCTTCATTTACATGTGATAAGTCCAAGTGGTCTGGATGTACTGGAAGATGTTCATGTAATTCAGATGTTAACTGTGATCCATCAAAGTTAGGTACTGATCATGGCGCCCAACCATGCCAATATCAAACTGTTATAGCAGAATATTCTGCTAATAGCTCTGGATCCCAGCCTTCCTCGGTACACACCTCTTCACAT gtggAAAGTGCTAAACCAACTGAAGTGAGAAGAATATTTACCATGGGGCTCCCATTTACATCTCAACATGGAGGTCAAATACTCTTTGGACCCGATGATGGGTATTTATACTTAATGATGGGATATGGAGGAGGTGCTGGTGATCCTTACAATTttgcacaaaacaagaaatccTTGCTTGGAAAGATTATGAGACTTGATGTAGACAACATCCCAA GTGCAGCAGATATTAGTAAACTCAGCCTTTGGGGTAACTACTCCATTCCAAAGGACAATCCTTTTAGTGAAGATAAAGATCTGCAGCCTGAAATATGGGCATTGGGACTAAGGAATCCTTGGCGCTGCAGTTTTGATGCAGAAAGACCTTCCTACTTTTTGTGTGCAGATGTTGGACAG GATGTTTATGAGGAGGTGGATCTCATCACGAAGGGTGGAAACTATGGCTGGCGTGTTTACGAGGGCCCCTATCCATTCCAGCCGACACAATCACCTGGAGGAAATACTTCGGTAAATTCCATAAATCCAATTTTCCCAATAATGGGTTACAACCATTCTGAATTAAACAAGAACGAAGGATCAGCATCCATCACCGGAGGATATGTCTATCGATCTACCACTGATCCTTGCATGTATGGAAG ATACTTGTATGGAGATCTATACGCGGGTGCAATATGGGCAGCCACCGAGGACCCGCAAAACAGTGGAAATTTCAGCACCAGCAGAATTCCCTTCAGCTGTGCGCGTGATTCTCCTATACAGTGTGACTCTGCACCTGGAAACCTTCTTGCGTTAGGCTATATCTTCTCATTTGGCGAAGACAACAACAAAGACGTTTACATCCTTGCAAGCACCGGTGTTTATCGAGTTGTTCGTCCAAGTCGCTGCAGTTATGCTTGCTCTCAGGAAAAGGCAACTACTACTACAACTTCAGCTCcctctccttctccttctcatGCTACACGTTGGAGTGTCCTTTCTGGATATTTGTTTTTGCAGTGTTCATTTTTGTTGCTGCTTTTGTTGGGTTCTATGTAG
- the LOC100778890 gene encoding HIPL1 protein isoform X2, protein MKGVLSISFLFCCLLLLLDSSVSLPLCVDSRAPFTLNKTLGFCPYNGSTCCNSTQDAQIEKQFRASNVSDPGCALVLKSILCARCDPFSGELFTIQSSPRSVPVLCNSTIPANSSQSKTEVEDFCSQVWDTCNDVSIVNSPFAPSLQGQAGAPAHSNATKLSDLWQSKTDFCTAFGGASDNSSVCFEGEPVSLNKTGTSISPPHGLCLERIGNGSYLNMVAHPDGSNRAFFSNQMGKVFLATLPDEGSGGTLKLDESSPFVDLTDQVYFDTQFGMMGMAFHPDFAKNGRFFASFTCDKSKWSGCTGRCSCNSDVNCDPSKLGTDHGAQPCQYQTVIAEYSANSSGSQPSSVESAKPTEVRRIFTMGLPFTSQHGGQILFGPDDGYLYLMMGYGGGAGDPYNFAQNKKSLLGKIMRLDVDNIPSAADISKLSLWGNYSIPKDNPFSEDKDLQPEIWALGLRNPWRCSFDAERPSYFLCADVGQDVYEEVDLITKGGNYGWRVYEGPYPFQPTQSPGGNTSVNSINPIFPIMGYNHSELNKNEGSASITGGYVYRSTTDPCMYGRYLYGDLYAGAIWAATEDPQNSGNFSTSRIPFSCARDSPIQCDSAPGNLLALGYIFSFGEDNNKDVYILASTGVYRVVRPSRCSYACSQEKATTTTTSAPSPSPSHATRWSVLSGYLFLQCSFLLLLLLGSM, encoded by the exons ATGAAGGGTGTTCTTTCCATCAGCTTCTTGTTTTGTTGCTTGCTGCTACTTTTGGATTCTTCAGTTTCACTTCCTCTATGCGTTGATTCAA GGGCACCCTTTACCTTGAACAAGACACTTGGGTTTTGTCCTTACAATGGAAGCACGTGTTGCAACTCCACACAAGATGCACAGATTGAGAAGCAATTCCGAGCAAGCAACGTTTCAGATCCTGGCTGTGCCTTGGTTTTGAAATCAATACTTTGTGCG AGGTGCGACCCATTTTCAGGGGAGCTATTTACTATTCAATCCTCGCCTAGATCAGTTCCTGTGCTTTGCAATTCCACCATACCAGCAAATTCTTCTCAATCAAAGACAGAAGTGGAAGATTTTTGCTCTCAAGTATGGGACACATGCAATGATGTATCTATAGTGAATTCTCCATTTGCCCCTTCATTACAAGGTCAAGCAGGAGCACCAGCTCACAGCAATGCTACCAAACTCTCTGATTTATGGCAGTCCAAAACAGACTTTTGCACTGCATTTGGTGGAGCATCTGATAATTCATCAGTGTGCTTTGAAGGGGAACCTGTTTCACTGAATAAAACTGGGACCTCTATTAGTCCTCCTCACGGCTTGTGCCTTGAGAGAATTGGTAATGGATCTTATCTCAACATGGTGGCTCATCCGGATGGCTCTAACCGTGCATTCTTCTCTAACCAAATGGGAAAGGTTTTTCTGGCAACACTTCCGGATGAGGGATCAGGAGGAACATTGAAGCTTGATGAATCAAGTCCTTTTGTTGATCTGACTgatcaagtttattttgatactCAATTTGGAATGATGGGCATGGCATTTCATCCAGATTTTGCTAAAAATGGACGATTCTTTGCTTCATTTACATGTGATAAGTCCAAGTGGTCTGGATGTACTGGAAGATGTTCATGTAATTCAGATGTTAACTGTGATCCATCAAAGTTAGGTACTGATCATGGCGCCCAACCATGCCAATATCAAACTGTTATAGCAGAATATTCTGCTAATAGCTCTGGATCCCAGCCTTCCTCG gtggAAAGTGCTAAACCAACTGAAGTGAGAAGAATATTTACCATGGGGCTCCCATTTACATCTCAACATGGAGGTCAAATACTCTTTGGACCCGATGATGGGTATTTATACTTAATGATGGGATATGGAGGAGGTGCTGGTGATCCTTACAATTttgcacaaaacaagaaatccTTGCTTGGAAAGATTATGAGACTTGATGTAGACAACATCCCAA GTGCAGCAGATATTAGTAAACTCAGCCTTTGGGGTAACTACTCCATTCCAAAGGACAATCCTTTTAGTGAAGATAAAGATCTGCAGCCTGAAATATGGGCATTGGGACTAAGGAATCCTTGGCGCTGCAGTTTTGATGCAGAAAGACCTTCCTACTTTTTGTGTGCAGATGTTGGACAG GATGTTTATGAGGAGGTGGATCTCATCACGAAGGGTGGAAACTATGGCTGGCGTGTTTACGAGGGCCCCTATCCATTCCAGCCGACACAATCACCTGGAGGAAATACTTCGGTAAATTCCATAAATCCAATTTTCCCAATAATGGGTTACAACCATTCTGAATTAAACAAGAACGAAGGATCAGCATCCATCACCGGAGGATATGTCTATCGATCTACCACTGATCCTTGCATGTATGGAAG ATACTTGTATGGAGATCTATACGCGGGTGCAATATGGGCAGCCACCGAGGACCCGCAAAACAGTGGAAATTTCAGCACCAGCAGAATTCCCTTCAGCTGTGCGCGTGATTCTCCTATACAGTGTGACTCTGCACCTGGAAACCTTCTTGCGTTAGGCTATATCTTCTCATTTGGCGAAGACAACAACAAAGACGTTTACATCCTTGCAAGCACCGGTGTTTATCGAGTTGTTCGTCCAAGTCGCTGCAGTTATGCTTGCTCTCAGGAAAAGGCAACTACTACTACAACTTCAGCTCcctctccttctccttctcatGCTACACGTTGGAGTGTCCTTTCTGGATATTTGTTTTTGCAGTGTTCATTTTTGTTGCTGCTTTTGTTGGGTTCTATGTAG